A segment of the Phycisphaeraceae bacterium genome:
ACAGGATCCATCGTCGTCCGCCAGGCCGCCCGCTCGCTCGGCACCGCCCGCGACGGCGAGCGCGTCCTCCTCCGCCCCATCTCCGGCGGAAAGACCTTTTATGCTCGCATGAACGGCAAAGGCCGCGCTGTGCTCATCACCGGCCGCACTCTGCACGAACACATCGACCCCGTCGAGGACCATTGAACCATGCTCACACGCAACACCATCATGACCGTCGCACTGCTTACCTCGCCCGCCGCCGCACAAAGCCTCTTCGTCAAGGCTCTCGACGAAGGCCCCGCCCTCGCCGCGCGCGAAGCCGCCACCACCGAAATGGCCCAGGCCAGCATGCTCTTCGTCACGCCACCCGAGCCTCGCACCTTCATGAAGCACGACCTGATCACCATCATCGTCGATGAAACAAGCCAGCAGAAAAGCAGCCAATCCCTCGACACCGAGAAGAAATCCAGCGCCAACCTCACCCTCAACGCTATCCTCGACCCCTGGGAGCTGCTCGAAATGCGCCTCCGTCAGGGAGACACCGCCAACACCAAACTCCTCGGCACCGATTTCAAACGCAAGTTCGAAGGCGACGGCGAATACGCCCGCTCCGACCGCTTCAGCGCCAAGATCACCGCCGAAATCATCGAGATCAAACCCAACGGCACCCTCGTCCTTCAGGCCACGAAAACCATCACCAAGGACTCCGAAGTCCAGACCCTCGTCCTCTCAGGCGTCGCCCGGCAGGAAGACATCACCAACCGCAACACCATCCTCTCAAGCCAGATCGCCAGCCTCAGCATGAACCTCCAGAACACCGGCGAATTGCGAGAATCATCCAAGAAAGGCTTCCTCACCCGCGTCCTCGACAAGATCTTCGACTTCTAACATCTGACTTTGATTTCGAGCCGCACGCACGCATCTCCTGCCATCAGGACACCGCACGCACGAATCTGCTACCTTCAGGACACCGCACATTCTCATGTCCTGCCTTTAGGACGCCGGAGGTTTGCACCGTCAGGTGCACACCTCCGGGTCGCGATTCACCATCACCCTCATCACACGCGCACGCCTCACTCCACCTCAACCTCAAACGGCGACGCCGGCAACTCCGCCTCATTGAACAGGTTCAGTTCATCCGTCGCGCCCCACCCCAGCCGCACCCGCCGCGGCTCGCTCGCCCGCTCGCTCCACACCACCAGCGTCTCGCCCTCGATCGTCGCCTCCGCCGCGTGAAACACGCCATCAACGCCCGCAACCTGTACATGCGCAGCGGAGCCTCGCTCACTCCATAAACCAGGCATCTAATGGATAAATCGGCGGAGTCGCCAGCCCTCCGGTGCGCGTTCCGTTATTGAAAAAGGGCTGGGTCAACACGATGTACATTTGTCCATCCGGCGTCCAGAAAATTCGTTGCGCCATCGCTGGGAGTACCACAACAGACATCGTCCAAGGTGGAGAAAGTCGTACCGCCATGAGTCCGAATGACCAACCCGCATCGGAATCCATCTTCACTTGGGACTCGTCAGAGAGCGATTTTAGCGCGTAGAACGCAAGATTGCCCTGAGGCGAGTGTCCCAGAAAGAAAGATCTATGCACCTTCGATAGGTTAAAGCCTTGCCGCCCTCGAAGCTCATAAAAGTAAACCGCTTTCCCGCGCTGTATGTCTAAAATTTCCACCTTTGTGTATTTTTTGAAACTGAGCGTCGCGAATTTTCCATACATTGGTCGAACGTAACGGGCGATTCGTTGGCTTGGATAAGCATGTGACACACGATGGGCATCCGCACGAGTCAGCTCTAAATCTACAACTGGCTCTCCTACGACTTGCCATCCAGAAATCGAAAGTCGTGAAAAACCAGAATCCTGATGTGGATCGTCAATTCGAATCCAAGGCACCATGAACCGGTATTGTCGATCTGCATCAAAGCCTAAGGCCACGGGAATGTCGCTGATTACAACCTGGTCGCTTTCCAATGGACCAATGGGGAGTGCCTTGTTTTCGAGATATTTGAAGGTGGAAGGAAGCCGTCGTTCTAAATCAGAAACACACGCGATGCTCCAATCTGGTTGAGATCGCTTGGTAGAGGCCAACCGCCTGAATTGGGCCGCGGGTCCAGCCTGGAACCAAAAGCGGCCGTGCTCCGCCTTGACAACCCTGACCGTCGGTGAGCCGTCCGACTCGATTCGAGCCACACAGATGCTTCGGGACAGACAGTCCATGAACTCTGCCGGACAGTCCACTGGCGTCCGCGAGATCACCGCATCATCCTTGAGGTCATACACCACGAACTCGCATTGATCTGGATTGCCCACTGGGTGGGCACCGAGGACCAGATACTCGCCGCAAATCGAGTTGACCGCAAAGGCACTCCACTCAACGTGGAGCGCGTCCAATGCTGCAGCACGCAGCACCCCCGGGCTCACATCCGAGAGATCGCGAACCTCATACCGACTGCCGCAACCTCCAAGGATCATCAGTAAGCCCAATGTCACTCCGAGAGATATGTTCTTGCACGTCAGCATCGCATCACCTCATTGACTCTCGTGACCTGCGTTTGCTTCATTGTACTTCAACCTCAAACGGCGACGCCGGCAACCCCGCCTCATTGAACAGGTTCAGTTCATCCGTCGCGCCCCACCCCAGCCGCACCCGCCGCGGCTCGCCCGCCCGCTCGCTCCACACCACCAGCGT
Coding sequences within it:
- a CDS encoding flagellar basal body L-ring protein FlgH — encoded protein: MLTRNTIMTVALLTSPAAAQSLFVKALDEGPALAAREAATTEMAQASMLFVTPPEPRTFMKHDLITIIVDETSQQKSSQSLDTEKKSSANLTLNAILDPWELLEMRLRQGDTANTKLLGTDFKRKFEGDGEYARSDRFSAKITAEIIEIKPNGTLVLQATKTITKDSEVQTLVLSGVARQEDITNRNTILSSQIASLSMNLQNTGELRESSKKGFLTRVLDKIFDF